The region CAAGTTCATGCAGCATgccagacagaaagaaaatgggAAAGTGGAACTAAAGAATACGTGCTTAATCTCTCACTTTGCTTTCATGCTTTAAGGTTTTTACAGTGTCGGATTTATGCAAGCAAAGGTAAATGATGAACTGTCAGTCAAACATTAAATTGCTATGAGTTTGTACAAGAATTGCTTGCCTTTTACTGAGGCATCCTtacaaagaaatgtgaaaaaagaacaggtccagctgcagtttttcactCCCTCTGCTGGTTAGAAGCCAATGCAAAAAGACCAGCTGCTGCATCACGGTTAGTTATATTTAACTCTTAAGGTTAAGATTTGACTGGAAACTAAACTTAACCAACATCAAACTCATCCTTTTCTATTTCAAATAGTTTGATATTAAAAGAAACATAGCCCAGAATTATcattagatctttttttttaaagcagagggaaCAATGTTAAGAAAGTGACCTTCAGTGTTGTCATATTTTCTGCCACTGGAAACAGTGACTCATCGATTCCTCACATGATTTGCATCTACTTTTGAaacctgaattttaaaaaaaaagtcacctgaGTTAAAACAGTGGCTCACACCCTTCAGTGACCTacctttgttttttccactgcTTCTATTATACTGTCAAGATTGCTGACGTGGTGTGCTGTCCCCTCCTGCCTTGTTGCAAAGGCACAATGAGAACAGAAAACATACCATACAAATTAGTCAGAATCACACAACACAAATAGATGAGGAGATGGGTGGTGCAAAGGTCATTGCTAGTTTGATCTGGATGAAAAGGGAATACCAATAAGAGTTAGACGAGATTATGCATGTTTGAATAAATTGTTTGCGTGACTAAATCCATAAAAAGCAAGCAGTCTGATTGTAATTTGAAtacaaaacatatatttttacatttttaaggtGTTTTGATAATGATAACAATATAACTTTATATATCTAATTAtaaaaaagttccttttttgTCCTTGGCTCCAGCTGTTCATCTTCTTGAATTGATTGTAGCTCAATAGTACAATCTAGTGGTCATATGCGGTACTGCAGGAAAGTTCTGAACAACAGGAAAcgagaaagaaaatcataaaaatattaaaaacaacaataataataatagagaaAGAAACGATCCTCGCACAgacaaataatttttaaaagtcttatcTTATTTGTTAAGtgtattaattaaaaaagtcGACATTGCTTGGAACGAGGCCATCTGATTTGTGCGTAAGTGCGTGACGTCACGCCGTAGCCCGAAACAGGTGAAGTCAATCCGGAAGTGAGATGCTACTCGTTCTAAAGATGGTGCCTTTGTTAATGTAGAactggaaatttaaaaagaaaatgcgcCATAGCGACTTTAAATCCAACCGAAAACAACGGTAAAGGAAATATATGATAGTTTAATCCGTTTTTACTGCGAAAGATAAGTAAACTGTCTTTAAAGGAAGACAATATGGACTACAGCGGAGGGTCCTACACGGTGAGACactactttacttttttattgttatttaatgCTTTAGTTTTAGGAGCTGGGTTGAAAATCTGTAAGGCCGTTGTTTGTTTAACCATTTCAAATGAACTTTGAATTGTTAAATCGATTCACGGTAAGAGTGgaggtaaacaaaaataactctGCCAATGTTTTAATATCAGCTAAAACTACTGATATATCACTGGTTAAAATTGGGCTCTGCCTCATTGAAAAGCTTCTCTTTTATGTGACCTTGCTAAACTGATAACTTTCTTTTTCAGGACAATCTCATTGGGACTTTACTTGCAATTTTTGGGAATGTAATCATCAGCATCGCCTTAAGCATCCaggtacaaaataaaataaaagcctcaatATGTCACACATTGGTTggataaaacagtttatttctcaTGTAATGTTTTCTCTTGAGTTATTGTTTTGTATCAACATTGCTCCTTGGTGAATTAGTCTGAATAACTCCTCGGGGAAGGGCTGGCTCTACAGGTTATGTCATTCTTCTTGTATTGTTGTCCATCCCTTCTGTATTTCCTGACTTCTTCCTTACAGCGTGGTAAGGAAGGAGTTTGCTCTCGGAGTGTTGACTTACTGTTTGCCTTGTGTCCCTGCTGGGTTTTACCTGCCTGCTTCTCAACCTTGCAGAAATACAGCCACGTGACGTTGGCGGGGTCAAAGGAGCAGCGCGCCTTCTACCAGACGAAAACCTGGTGGTCTGGGTTCGTGTTCATCTGTCTCGGGGAAGGAGCCAACTTTGTGTCCTACGCTTTCGCCCCCCTCGCCGTCGTAGCGCCTCTCAACGCCGTGTCTGTCCTGAGTGAGTGTCTGCCCTGCTGCTCGGCGTGGTGTGGGAGGCTTTCAGAGACAATTCAACTTCTTTCTCAATGTTTTTCAGCGAGCTCAATTCTGGGCTTCATATTCCTGCGGGAGAAATACAAAGCGAAGGAGTTTGCGAGTAAGTCGGACAAATCCACGTGGCTGAAGATGTGCGGTTGCGCAGACATTTATGCAAATAATCCAGaacaattttattcaaattgtcCTGCTTCTGAAGAAACAGTCAAAGTGTCTAGTGAAGGAACATTTATTCCTATGAACATATCTcttctgtcataaaaaaagtattttatggTTTGTTCTTTCAGAGCAGCATGGACTTACCTTCCTGGGTTACATCTTCACTATAGGAGGAACTTATCTCTTTGTAGCATTTGGACCAAACTCTCATGAAAAACTCCAAGCAACGAACATTGTGAAGCATATCGTAGGATGGCCCGTTCTCTTGTATTTGGTAAGATATATTATGTTTCAATCACACCCAAACAACACGATATTTAATATCAGAGCGACTGCGTTGGATCTTGCGGCACTTGAAACGATCCCAAACCATGTAAAGATAATCAGCACACGCATTTAACGTTCAGCCAAAGGTGGAGCAATTATAGTTTTgcccgttttgtttttgtgtctcaatctgttaacaaaatatctcataaactgctGGAGGAATTTTAATTAACACCCAGCAAGTAATCTTTGAATGCAcagctacaactaattaacttttgaagtctgcttgattcaagatggctgccgcagttttacagatatggtgCTAAAATTCtctgtggtagtatctgagagtcattcacaacacatatttaaagtgccaaacttttattaaaacctaaCTGTTGGGGTCAattctctttgtctgttagcataatatccaGTGAACCGCGGTGCTGATTTgaatgaacctttcagaaagtaaacattgcGTGAACATCTTACacctgattacattttggagacgatccaattcaagatggccaccacagcaacacaaaaaaatgttataactcagtcagttgtacgGATATCGAGCTATtgtttaatgtggtagtagctgagagttgtcctcaaCTTTTACTtgcttaatttcttttttctttttaaagtttgaccaaaataactctgtcatttctctccatgagatgttcttagtttaaaacgaAAAtaacttgatgttttttgttgtcctgACAGCTCCTGGAGATCATCACATTCTGCCTCCTTTTGTACTTCTACAAACAGCGCGGCGCTAACTACCTCGTTATTATCCTGCTGCTGGCGGCACTGTTGGGTGAGTCTCCCGCGTTACTGGAACTATATATCATTTCAGCACATCGAAACCTTCTGAACACCCTGTTGCTTGCTTGTTGTCGGGGGAAACAGGCTCCGTCACGGTGATTACGGTGAAGGCCGTTTCGGGCATGTTGGTTCTCACCCTGGAGGGCTCCATGCAGCTCGACTACCCCATCTTTAGCGTCATGTTCGTCTGCATGGTGGCGTCCGTCGTCTTCCAGGCCAGGTGAGCGAAAATGGATCcgttttgctttaatttgacCTGTTGTGTAAACTAAGAGCATCTTGATTGGAGGTGAtcactgttttgtgtgtttgtatcttAGATTTCTTTCCCAAGCTTCCAAACTGCACGACTCCTCTCTGGTTGCCTGTGTCAACTACATCCTGTCCACCATATTTGCAGTGGTGGCTGGTGAGTTACAGCTTTCTTTGTCACCAGATTGCTCTGTtgggctgttgttgttttgactctggggaaaaaaaattaagtctCTGCAATTAGTTGTATAAAtagagcttcattaaaactcCTGATTtctctccttctgtttttttaggaGCTGTGTTCTACTTGGAGTTTAAGAACGATGACGTCCTTCACATCTGCATGTTTCTGCTGGGGTGAGTAATCCGCTGTCATGGGAACTGTTCCCAGAAGACATTTTGACACATTACTGCAGGAAAATGTTGAACCGTAACAACAATGAGGTTTGATTTAGCTTGAATTCCTTACATTTCTGGGTTCTGCTGCCTTCGAGTTCCCTTAAATAAAGCTGAACCAACCGAACCGAGTTGTGTTCATTGTTTGTACAGATCTGCGTTGTCCTTCCTCGGGGTGTTTCTCAtgaccaaaaacagaagaaggaaCAAGATTTTTGAGCCATATGTCACCATGGATATGGCTAACGGTTTGTATAAACTATAAAATATCTACCTGTAATTTTTAGATTGTACGATATCAGAATTTCCTAGTCTGTGTATAAAGAGCGCTGCTGATGCTCGTGTAAAACGTTTTATTTTCGACCCTCTCTGTTCCGCTCTCAGGCGTCCCAACGATTCATGACAAAGGCCTGGTCGTGCAGCCGGACTTTAATGGATCTTTCTCCTACGGGGCTCTCGTCAACAACGACGGCGTGGCCCCCGCTGCTCTTCCAGTGAACCTGGAGCAGCCAGCAGTCACCCAGAGAACCTCAGACCCAGCTCATAACCAGACGGCGCTCAAGAAAGATTAAAACTCAGAACTGCACCCCCCTCGTCATTTGGTCCAACTATGCCACTGGAGGACCTTAAATTCTTGAAGATGGTTCTTCTTTGGTTGTTGTAACACCGGGACCAACTTCTAACCTCGCCTTAAACTATtactgatgctttttttttttaaaatgcagaactGAAACATGATCTGAAGaagctttctttgtttaaagaccgtattaaagacaaatatgagcagagaaaaatggaCTTCGGCACTGCTTTAAGTTTGGGGATGtttttgctcacatcctgtctTCACTGGAAACTTTGTCTTCATCCTTTAAGGAGTGTTCAGTCCTGTGAATACAGGAAACTAGAAGGACTCTGCGTGAAGGAACTGGCTTATTTGGGCGTATATTTTATGAAT is a window of Kryptolebias marmoratus isolate JLee-2015 linkage group LG10, ASM164957v2, whole genome shotgun sequence DNA encoding:
- the nipal3 gene encoding NIPA-like protein 3, with protein sequence MDYSGGSYTDNLIGTLLAIFGNVIISIALSIQKYSHVTLAGSKEQRAFYQTKTWWSGFVFICLGEGANFVSYAFAPLAVVAPLNAVSVLTSSILGFIFLREKYKAKEFAKQHGLTFLGYIFTIGGTYLFVAFGPNSHEKLQATNIVKHIVGWPVLLYLLLEIITFCLLLYFYKQRGANYLVIILLLAALLGSVTVITVKAVSGMLVLTLEGSMQLDYPIFSVMFVCMVASVVFQARFLSQASKLHDSSLVACVNYILSTIFAVVAGAVFYLEFKNDDVLHICMFLLGSALSFLGVFLMTKNRRRNKIFEPYVTMDMANGVPTIHDKGLVVQPDFNGSFSYGALVNNDGVAPAALPVNLEQPAVTQRTSDPAHNQTALKKD